A region of Pempheris klunzingeri isolate RE-2024b chromosome 15, fPemKlu1.hap1, whole genome shotgun sequence DNA encodes the following proteins:
- the tmem275a gene encoding transmembrane protein 275, whose product MVITDRNTGTPVPKKEPQKKTRRKSRPHGLPSPALCCACGLCIMLAGLNITLVGAFAFSTLVPSANPPIIIGPILLLVAFSFFGACCVCSRLPPPHSSRRSKVGGRGAGLMGHGGLAGGATFEIETSEHTLQDTTAVQLSPTSSAGSSQVSSPEKEAPDAALRGPCKLFTMETNGPSSVSATAVYSASTAAGGEVRLNLPREEVVT is encoded by the coding sequence ATGGTTATCACTGATAGAAACACCGGCACCCCTGTACCTAAAAAGGAGCCCCAgaagaagacgaggaggaagtCTCGCCCTCATGGCCTGCCCTCTCCGGCACTCTGCTGTGCCTGTGGCCTATGCATCATGCTGGCTGGGCTCAACATCACTCTGGTGGGAGCGTTCGCCTTCAGCACACTGGTGCCTTCTGCCAATCCCCCAATCATCATCGGACCTATCCTACTGCTGGTGGCCTTTTCCTTTTTCGGGGCCTGTTGCGTGTGCAGCCgcctcccacccccccacagcTCACGGAGGTCCAAGGTGGGCGGCCGGGGCGCGGGGCTGATGGGACACGGCGGGCTGGCTGGTGGGGCAACGTTTGAAATAGAGACCAGTGAGCACACACTGCAGGACACTACAGCTGTGCAGCTCAGCCCCACATCCTCCGCTGGATCATCCCAGGTGTCCAGTCCAGAAAAGGAGGCTCCTGATGCGGCCCTACGGGGGCCCTGCAAGCTCTTCACCATGGAGACCAACGGCCCTTCTTCTGTTTCCGCCACCGCGGTCTACTcagcctccacagcagcaggaggggaGGTGAGGCTCAACCTGCCACGTGAAGAAGTGGTCACCTAG